One window of Novosphingobium sp. 9U genomic DNA carries:
- a CDS encoding type II toxin-antitoxin system VapC family toxin: MSHARYLIDANSAVYAMDVGYDGLVSRIADCEEGEIAMSVISYAEVAYGTYVGKPPPPEILEAFVAQIPLLPFDEAAARAYARLPFKRARFDRLLAAHALSIGAIVVTNNESDFADVPGLLVENWTV; the protein is encoded by the coding sequence ATGAGCCATGCGCGCTATCTGATCGACGCCAATTCCGCCGTGTACGCGATGGACGTCGGGTATGATGGTCTTGTGTCGCGCATCGCCGACTGTGAGGAGGGCGAGATCGCGATGTCGGTGATCAGCTATGCCGAAGTGGCGTATGGCACGTACGTCGGAAAGCCACCTCCACCTGAGATACTAGAAGCGTTCGTGGCGCAAATTCCGCTTCTCCCTTTCGACGAGGCGGCTGCCCGTGCTTACGCCCGCCTGCCGTTCAAACGCGCGCGCTTCGATCGGTTGCTCGCTGCACACGCGCTGAGTATCGGCGCGATCGTCGTTACCAACAACGAGAGCGACTTCGCCGACGTGCCCGGTCTGCTCGTCGAGAATTGGACCGTCTGA
- the rimM gene encoding ribosome maturation factor RimM (Essential for efficient processing of 16S rRNA), protein MSPDRPVTLAAVSGAHGITGEVRLKLFGEGVAALKRYRAFNDGGLTLAKLKDDGKGGAIARFAEVTDRNTAEKLRGTALTVPRSQMPDPDEGEYYHADLIGLPAISMEGQALGTCIAVENYGAGDVLEIERPPDESGKRKRFMVPMNAAAVPDWDGQRLVIAAAFAED, encoded by the coding sequence CTGTCGCCTGACCGTCCCGTTACCCTTGCCGCCGTGTCCGGCGCGCACGGGATAACGGGCGAGGTGCGCCTCAAGCTGTTCGGAGAAGGCGTGGCGGCGCTCAAGCGCTACCGCGCCTTCAACGATGGCGGCCTGACGCTCGCGAAGCTGAAGGACGACGGCAAGGGCGGCGCGATCGCCCGCTTCGCCGAAGTGACCGACCGCAATACGGCGGAGAAGCTGCGTGGGACGGCGCTGACCGTACCGCGCTCGCAGATGCCCGACCCGGACGAGGGCGAGTACTATCACGCCGACCTCATCGGCTTGCCGGCGATCTCGATGGAAGGGCAGGCGCTGGGCACCTGCATCGCCGTCGAGAACTACGGCGCCGGCGACGTGCTCGAGATCGAGCGTCCGCCGGACGAGAGTGGCAAACGTAAGCGCTTCATGGTGCCGATGAATGCGGCCGCCGTACCCGACTGGGATGGGCAACGGCTGGTCATCGCAGCTGCTTTCGCCGAGGATTGA
- the rpsP gene encoding 30S ribosomal protein S16, whose amino-acid sequence MSVAIRLSRGGAKKRPYYRIVVTNSRSPRDGKYLEQLGTYNPVLAKDDENRVKLVEDRVRYWLGVGAQPTDRVARLLDKAGIKERPASNNPNKAEPGKKAKERAEDKAAKAAEAEEAAAAAAAAAQAPSAEAPAEGAENPGAEEPRVESSEAPAEG is encoded by the coding sequence ATGTCCGTAGCAATCCGTCTCTCGCGCGGTGGCGCCAAGAAGCGTCCGTACTACCGTATCGTCGTCACCAACTCGCGTTCGCCCCGCGATGGTAAGTACCTTGAGCAGCTGGGTACCTACAACCCGGTGCTCGCCAAGGATGACGAGAACCGCGTGAAGCTGGTCGAGGACCGCGTGCGCTACTGGCTGGGCGTCGGCGCGCAGCCGACCGACCGTGTTGCTCGCCTGCTCGACAAGGCTGGCATCAAGGAGCGTCCCGCTTCCAACAACCCGAACAAGGCCGAGCCCGGCAAGAAGGCCAAGGAGCGCGCCGAAGACAAGGCTGCCAAGGCCGCCGAGGCTGAAGAAGCCGCAGCCGCCGCTGCTGCCGCCGCACAGGCTCCCTCGGCCGAAGCTCCGGCTGAAGGCGCCGAGAACCCGGGCGCAGAAGAGCCCCGTGTGGAGAGCAGCGAGGCTCCCGCTGAGGGCTGA
- the ffh gene encoding signal recognition particle protein yields the protein MFDSLSDRLGGVFDKLRGRGALKEQDVRDAMREVRIALLEADVALPVVRRFVDQVTEKAVGQDVLRSVTPGQQVIKIVNDALIETLGGETTPELDLNASPPVVIMMVGLQGSGKTTSTAKIAKLLKEKHGKKAMMASLDVNRPAAQEQLKVLGEQVGVATLPIIAGQQPTEIATRALQSAKLQAIDVLLLDTAGRLHVDQQLMDEMKAVSAISTPREVLLVVDSLTGQDAVNVAQSFAGQVDLTGVVLTRMDGDARGGAALSMRAVTGKPIKFAGTGEKLDAIEVFQPARVANRILGMGDIVSLVEKAAETVKLEDAEALAKRMEQGKFDMNDLRMQLKQMQNMGGLGALAGMMPGMKKAKAAMAASGMDERVLLRMDAIIGSMTIKERVNPALLNAKRKIRVAKGSGTQVQDVNKLLKMHQEMGKAMKQIKKMGGLKGLAAMFGKGGLEGAMPGLGNALGGMGGGVGSLPDMSKFKK from the coding sequence ATGTTCGACAGCCTGTCCGATCGTCTCGGTGGTGTGTTCGACAAGCTGCGTGGGCGCGGTGCGCTCAAGGAGCAGGACGTTCGCGATGCCATGCGCGAGGTGCGAATCGCGCTTCTCGAAGCCGACGTGGCGCTGCCGGTGGTGCGACGCTTCGTCGACCAGGTCACCGAGAAGGCCGTAGGCCAGGACGTGCTGCGCTCGGTCACGCCGGGCCAGCAGGTCATCAAGATCGTCAACGATGCCCTGATCGAGACGCTGGGCGGCGAGACCACGCCCGAGCTCGACCTGAACGCCAGCCCGCCGGTCGTCATCATGATGGTCGGCCTGCAGGGCTCGGGCAAGACCACCAGCACCGCCAAGATCGCCAAGCTCCTAAAGGAGAAGCACGGCAAGAAGGCGATGATGGCATCGCTGGACGTCAATCGTCCGGCGGCGCAGGAGCAGCTGAAGGTGCTCGGCGAGCAAGTCGGCGTTGCCACCCTGCCCATCATCGCCGGGCAGCAGCCCACCGAGATCGCCACTCGCGCGCTGCAGTCGGCCAAGCTGCAGGCTATCGACGTGCTGCTGCTCGACACCGCTGGCCGCCTCCACGTCGACCAGCAGTTGATGGACGAGATGAAGGCGGTTTCCGCCATCTCGACCCCGCGCGAAGTGCTGCTGGTGGTCGACTCGCTGACCGGCCAGGACGCGGTCAACGTCGCGCAGTCGTTCGCTGGGCAGGTTGACCTCACCGGCGTCGTGCTGACACGGATGGACGGCGATGCGCGCGGCGGTGCGGCGCTGTCGATGCGTGCCGTTACCGGCAAGCCGATCAAGTTTGCGGGCACGGGCGAGAAGCTCGACGCGATCGAGGTGTTCCAGCCCGCCCGGGTCGCCAACCGGATCCTCGGCATGGGTGACATCGTCAGCCTCGTCGAGAAGGCGGCCGAGACGGTCAAGCTGGAGGACGCCGAAGCGCTCGCCAAGCGCATGGAGCAGGGCAAGTTCGACATGAACGACCTGCGCATGCAGCTGAAGCAGATGCAGAACATGGGCGGCTTGGGCGCGCTCGCGGGCATGATGCCGGGCATGAAGAAGGCCAAGGCGGCGATGGCAGCCTCGGGCATGGACGAGCGCGTGCTGCTGCGCATGGACGCGATCATCGGCTCGATGACGATCAAGGAGCGTGTCAACCCGGCGCTGCTCAACGCCAAGCGCAAGATCCGCGTCGCCAAGGGCTCGGGCACACAAGTCCAGGACGTGAACAAGCTGCTCAAGATGCACCAGGAAATGGGCAAGGCGATGAAGCAGATCAAAAAGATGGGCGGCCTGAAGGGCCTGGCCGCGATGTTCGGCAAGGGCGGCCTTGAGGGCGCGATGCCCGGCCTCGGCAATGCGCTCGGCGGAATGGGTGGCGGCGTCGGCAGCCTGCCCGACATGAGCAAATTCAAGAAGTAA
- a CDS encoding TIGR02300 family protein — translation MVNPEWGAKHGCPKCGTRFYDLGKDDPVTCIECGNQWNPEPVLKSKQPVQFEEVQKKEVVEEEDSDLAEEDLDIDEDGDSPDNDVDLGGDDDLGIPGAETEDEHDT, via the coding sequence ATGGTCAACCCGGAATGGGGCGCCAAGCACGGCTGCCCGAAGTGCGGCACGCGGTTCTACGACCTCGGCAAGGATGACCCCGTCACCTGCATCGAGTGCGGCAACCAGTGGAACCCTGAGCCTGTGCTCAAGTCCAAGCAGCCCGTGCAGTTCGAGGAAGTGCAGAAGAAGGAAGTCGTCGAGGAGGAGGATTCCGATCTCGCCGAGGAGGATCTGGACATCGACGAGGACGGCGATTCGCCGGACAACGATGTGGACCTTGGCGGCGACGACGATCTCGGCATCCCGGGCGCAGAGACCGAGGACGAGCACGATACGTGA
- the aroA gene encoding 3-phosphoshikimate 1-carboxyvinyltransferase, producing MRPRRFLPNGALRGRVRVPGDKSISHRAIMLSSLAVGESRITGLLEGEDVLATAAAMRAMGAHVERTGSGEWRVNGVGVGALLQPEQALDMGNSGTSTRLLMGLIASHPIQATFVGDGSLSKRPMGRVIEPLSLMGADVTSTVGGRLPLILRGASPAVPIRYRLPVASAQVKSAVLLAGLNTPGITTVVEPVPTRDHSERMLRGFGADLNVEVDDDGARVITVRGEAELRPQVIDVPGDPSSAAFFVVAALLVEGSDLTIENVGLNPTRAALFDVLRQMGGSIEEVNRREVGGEPVADLLVRHSALRGIEVDPSVAPSMIDEFPILFVAAAMAQGRTTTSGLDELRVKESDRLAVMATALSAAGARVEEREDGLVIEGTGGELLRGGSNHPVATHLDHRIAMSMAVAGLVSRSGVEIDDTRPIATSFPTFEGLLDGAAISEARA from the coding sequence ATGCGTCCTCGGCGCTTCCTGCCCAACGGAGCGCTGCGGGGCCGCGTGCGCGTGCCGGGCGACAAGTCGATCAGCCACCGCGCGATCATGCTCTCCTCGCTCGCGGTGGGCGAGAGCCGCATCACCGGCCTGCTCGAAGGCGAGGACGTCCTGGCGACGGCGGCCGCTATGCGGGCGATGGGCGCGCATGTCGAGCGGACCGGATCCGGCGAGTGGCGGGTCAACGGCGTCGGCGTCGGTGCGCTGCTCCAGCCCGAGCAGGCGCTCGACATGGGCAACTCGGGCACTTCGACGCGGCTGCTGATGGGGCTCATCGCCAGTCATCCGATCCAGGCGACGTTTGTCGGCGACGGCAGCTTGTCGAAACGTCCGATGGGGCGCGTGATCGAGCCGCTCTCACTCATGGGCGCCGATGTCACCTCCACTGTCGGCGGCCGCCTGCCGCTGATCCTGCGTGGCGCATCGCCCGCGGTGCCGATCCGCTACCGCCTCCCGGTCGCCTCCGCCCAGGTGAAGAGCGCGGTGCTGCTGGCCGGCCTCAACACGCCCGGGATCACCACGGTGGTCGAGCCGGTGCCGACGCGCGATCATTCCGAGCGCATGCTGCGAGGCTTCGGCGCGGACCTGAACGTCGAAGTGGACGATGACGGCGCGCGCGTGATCACTGTGCGCGGCGAGGCGGAACTGCGCCCGCAGGTGATCGACGTACCGGGCGACCCCTCCTCGGCCGCATTCTTCGTGGTGGCCGCGCTGCTGGTCGAGGGCTCCGACCTGACGATCGAGAACGTCGGCCTCAATCCCACTCGCGCCGCGCTGTTCGACGTGCTGCGCCAGATGGGCGGCAGCATCGAGGAAGTTAACCGCCGCGAAGTCGGTGGCGAGCCGGTCGCCGACTTGCTCGTGCGTCACTCGGCGTTGCGCGGTATCGAGGTCGACCCGTCGGTCGCACCCAGCATGATCGACGAATTCCCGATCCTGTTTGTCGCGGCCGCAATGGCGCAGGGCCGCACGACGACCAGCGGGCTCGACGAACTGCGGGTTAAGGAATCCGACCGGCTCGCCGTCATGGCCACCGCCCTTTCGGCTGCCGGCGCTCGCGTAGAGGAACGCGAGGATGGCCTGGTGATCGAAGGCACTGGCGGCGAGCTGCTGCGTGGCGGATCAAACCACCCCGTCGCAACCCACCTCGACCATCGCATCGCCATGAGCATGGCCGTCGCCGGGCTCGTCAGCCGCAGCGGTGTCGAGATCGATGATACTCGCCCGATCGCCACCAGCTTTCCCACGTTCGAAGGGTTGCTCGACGGCGCGGCGATCAGCGAAGCGCGCGCATGA
- a CDS encoding d(CMP) kinase, which produces MIIAVDGPTASGKGTIAKALSVHFGLPHLDTGLLYRAVGRQCFLDDGNPDDGGDALAATSFPDALLDDPELRSEASGGLASRVSIHPSVRQALFDRQRSFALQAGGAVLDGRDIGTVIAPDADVKLFVTASVEARARRRYLEMQAQGRDVSLDDIAADLAARDARDTQRKDAPLVAAANAVVLDTSDLDRDEAVAAAIALVQGR; this is translated from the coding sequence ATGATCATCGCCGTCGATGGCCCGACCGCGTCGGGCAAGGGCACCATCGCCAAGGCCCTCTCGGTGCACTTCGGCCTGCCACACCTCGACACGGGCCTGCTCTATCGTGCGGTCGGCCGGCAATGCTTCCTGGATGACGGCAATCCGGACGACGGCGGCGACGCTCTGGCGGCGACAAGCTTCCCCGATGCACTGCTGGACGATCCCGAATTGCGCTCCGAAGCGAGCGGTGGGCTGGCGAGCCGCGTCTCGATCCACCCGTCCGTCCGCCAGGCCCTGTTCGACCGCCAGCGCAGCTTCGCGCTGCAAGCTGGCGGCGCCGTGCTCGACGGCCGTGACATCGGCACTGTCATCGCCCCTGACGCCGACGTGAAGCTGTTCGTCACCGCCAGCGTCGAAGCGCGTGCGCGCCGGCGCTACCTGGAGATGCAGGCACAAGGCCGCGATGTATCGCTCGACGACATCGCCGCCGATCTTGCGGCGCGGGATGCGCGCGACACGCAGCGCAAGGATGCGCCGCTGGTCGCGGCGGCCAATGCCGTGGTGCTGGATACGTCCGACCTCGACCGCGACGAAGCGGTCGCCGCAGCGATCGCCCTGGTACAAGGACGCTGA
- the rpsA gene encoding 30S ribosomal protein S1, producing the protein MATMANPTRDDFAKMLDEQLGGAGEEGFEGRVVKGTITAIENDKAVIDVGLKSEGRVPLREFARGENGEHGLKVGDEVEVYVDRVENADGEAMLSRDRARREAAWDKLESEFGEGKRVDGVIFGRVKGGFTVDLDGAVAFLPGSQVDIRPVRDVGPLMDIPQPFQILKMDRRRGNIVVSRRAVLEETRAEQRSELIDKLTEGQVIEGVVKNITDYGAFVDLGGIDGLLHVTDMSYKRVNHPSEVINIGDTVKVQIIRINSETQRISLGMKQLESDPWEGAAVKYPVGAKLHGTVTNITEYGAFVELEAGIEGLVHVSEMSWTKKNVHPGKIVSTSQEVDVVVLEVDSEKRRISLGLKQAIGNPWEDFAANHPVGSQVEGEVKNATEFGLFIGLDGDVDGMVHMSDIAWGISGEDALALHRKGEQVSAIVLDVDIEKERISLGMKQLERGAPAAGGGATAAAGGAGAGGLRRGEVTTVTVLEVRDGGLEVQAGDDGATGFIKRSDLGRDRDEQRPDRFQVGQKLDAMVIGFDRSKKPNFSVKARQLAEEKEAVEQYGSSDSGASLGDILGEALKGRS; encoded by the coding sequence ATGGCCACTATGGCAAATCCCACTCGCGATGATTTCGCGAAAATGCTCGACGAGCAGCTCGGCGGCGCCGGCGAAGAAGGCTTCGAAGGTCGCGTCGTCAAGGGCACCATCACCGCGATCGAGAACGACAAGGCTGTCATCGACGTCGGTCTCAAGAGCGAAGGCCGCGTGCCGCTGCGCGAGTTCGCGCGCGGTGAAAACGGCGAGCACGGCCTGAAGGTCGGCGACGAAGTCGAAGTCTATGTGGACCGCGTCGAGAATGCCGACGGCGAAGCGATGCTGTCGCGCGACCGCGCTCGCCGCGAAGCCGCATGGGACAAGCTCGAGAGCGAGTTCGGCGAAGGCAAGCGCGTCGACGGCGTGATCTTCGGCCGCGTCAAGGGCGGCTTCACCGTTGACCTCGACGGCGCCGTGGCGTTCCTGCCCGGCTCGCAGGTCGATATCCGCCCGGTCCGCGACGTCGGCCCGCTGATGGACATCCCGCAGCCGTTCCAGATCCTCAAGATGGATCGCCGCCGCGGCAACATCGTCGTGTCGCGTCGCGCCGTTCTGGAAGAGACCCGCGCCGAGCAGCGCAGCGAGCTGATCGACAAGCTGACCGAAGGTCAGGTGATCGAGGGCGTGGTCAAGAACATCACCGACTACGGTGCGTTCGTCGACCTCGGCGGCATCGATGGCCTGCTCCATGTCACCGACATGAGCTACAAGCGCGTCAACCACCCGAGCGAGGTCATCAACATCGGTGACACCGTGAAGGTGCAGATCATCCGCATCAACTCGGAAACCCAGCGCATCAGCCTCGGCATGAAGCAGCTGGAAAGCGATCCTTGGGAAGGCGCAGCAGTCAAGTACCCCGTTGGCGCCAAGCTGCACGGCACCGTCACCAACATCACCGAATACGGCGCCTTCGTGGAGCTGGAAGCCGGGATCGAGGGTCTGGTCCACGTTTCGGAAATGTCCTGGACCAAGAAGAACGTCCATCCCGGCAAGATCGTCTCGACCTCGCAGGAAGTCGACGTGGTCGTGCTCGAGGTCGACTCCGAGAAGCGCCGCATCAGCCTTGGCCTCAAGCAGGCCATCGGCAATCCCTGGGAAGACTTCGCGGCTAACCACCCGGTCGGCAGCCAGGTCGAGGGCGAAGTCAAGAACGCCACCGAGTTCGGCCTGTTCATCGGCTTGGACGGCGACGTCGATGGCATGGTCCACATGTCCGACATCGCGTGGGGCATCTCGGGCGAGGACGCGCTGGCTCTGCACCGCAAGGGCGAGCAGGTCTCGGCCATCGTTCTCGACGTCGACATCGAGAAGGAGCGCATCAGCCTCGGCATGAAGCAGCTTGAGCGTGGTGCTCCGGCTGCGGGCGGCGGCGCGACGGCAGCAGCCGGCGGCGCGGGTGCCGGCGGTCTGCGCCGTGGTGAAGTCACCACCGTCACCGTGCTCGAAGTTCGCGACGGCGGCCTCGAAGTGCAGGCTGGCGACGATGGCGCCACCGGCTTCATCAAGCGCTCGGACCTCGGTCGCGATCGCGACGAGCAGCGTCCCGATCGTTTCCAGGTCGGCCAGAAGCTCGATGCGATGGTCATCGGCTTCGACCGCTCCAAGAAGCCCAACTTCTCGGTCAAGGCGCGTCAGCTCGCCGAAGAGAAGGAAGCGGTGGAGCAGTACGGTTCGTCCGACTCGGGTGCGTCGCTCGGCGACATCCTGGGCGAAGCGCTCAAGGGTCGTAGCTGA
- the gloB gene encoding hydroxyacylglutathione hydrolase, giving the protein MLEVHQFPCLSDNYGFLLHDPVSLETACIDTPDADAYLREAAGRGWQITQIWNTHWHPDHAGGNAAIKAATGCVVVAPEVDASKIEAIDRMVKHGDVVSLGGYSAQMIDVGGHTKGHVAYHVPEAGMAFVGDALFALGCGRMFEGTAPQFWASLLRLKALPPQTMLYCAHEYTASNARFALHADPDNRELAAYAEEIATRRAKDQPTVPTKLDRELAANPFLRADDLMLQTRWGGGDAIATFAALRAAKDTF; this is encoded by the coding sequence ATGCTCGAAGTGCACCAGTTCCCCTGCCTGTCCGACAACTATGGCTTCCTGCTCCACGATCCGGTGAGCCTGGAAACAGCCTGCATCGACACGCCGGATGCCGACGCCTACTTGCGCGAGGCCGCCGGAAGAGGCTGGCAGATCACGCAGATCTGGAACACGCATTGGCATCCCGATCACGCCGGCGGCAATGCCGCGATCAAGGCCGCGACTGGCTGCGTCGTCGTTGCACCCGAAGTCGATGCCTCGAAGATCGAGGCGATCGATCGCATGGTGAAGCATGGCGATGTGGTGAGCCTGGGCGGCTACTCGGCGCAGATGATCGATGTCGGCGGCCACACCAAAGGGCACGTCGCCTACCATGTCCCGGAAGCAGGCATGGCTTTCGTAGGTGATGCTCTCTTTGCGCTAGGCTGCGGCCGAATGTTCGAAGGCACTGCACCGCAGTTCTGGGCCAGTCTCTTGCGCCTCAAGGCCCTCCCGCCGCAAACCATGCTCTACTGCGCGCACGAGTACACCGCCTCAAACGCTCGCTTCGCGCTACACGCCGATCCCGACAACCGCGAACTCGCTGCCTACGCCGAAGAGATCGCCACTCGCCGAGCCAAGGACCAGCCGACGGTCCCGACCAAGTTGGACCGCGAATTAGCCGCAAACCCGTTCCTGCGAGCCGACGATCTTATGCTACAAACACGCTGGGGCGGCGGAGATGCGATCGCGACCTTTGCTGCGCTCAGGGCTGCAAAGGACACGTTTTAG
- a CDS encoding ATPase — protein MPQIAQLGEFYASQIFWLVVFFGLAFFIVGRGMVPKVMDTVAHRDKQISDDFAAAEQARREADVQEEAWRARDNARRAEAQGVIADARSKAALATEGRLAETQRGLDAKIAAAEARIAEALASASAEIENVATDAARDVVARVAGITVDDGAARSVVKEKLAHG, from the coding sequence ATGCCACAGATCGCACAGCTGGGCGAGTTCTACGCCAGTCAGATCTTCTGGCTGGTCGTGTTCTTCGGCCTTGCCTTTTTCATCGTCGGGCGCGGCATGGTGCCCAAGGTGATGGACACCGTTGCGCACCGCGACAAGCAGATCTCGGACGATTTCGCGGCGGCCGAACAGGCCCGTCGCGAAGCCGACGTCCAGGAAGAGGCCTGGCGTGCGCGTGACAACGCGCGCCGCGCCGAAGCGCAAGGCGTGATTGCCGACGCACGCTCCAAGGCGGCTCTCGCCACCGAAGGGCGGTTGGCGGAGACCCAGCGCGGACTCGACGCCAAGATCGCCGCAGCGGAGGCGCGCATCGCCGAAGCACTCGCCTCTGCCAGCGCCGAGATCGAGAACGTCGCCACCGACGCTGCGCGTGACGTGGTGGCCCGGGTTGCTGGTATAACCGTCGATGACGGCGCCGCCCGCTCGGTCGTGAAGGAGAAGCTCGCTCATGGCTGA
- a CDS encoding F0F1 ATP synthase subunit C, with protein sequence MDADAAKLLGAGLAAIGCGLASIGVGSVFAKFLEGALRNPGAADAQQGRLFIGFAGAELLGLLSFVVAALLIFA encoded by the coding sequence ATGGACGCAGATGCTGCAAAGCTGCTCGGAGCCGGTCTCGCTGCAATCGGTTGCGGTCTCGCATCGATCGGCGTGGGCTCGGTTTTCGCCAAGTTCCTCGAAGGCGCGCTGCGCAACCCCGGTGCTGCCGACGCGCAGCAGGGCCGCCTGTTCATCGGCTTCGCCGGTGCCGAGCTTCTGGGCCTGCTCTCGTTCGTCGTTGCCGCGCTGCTGATATTCGCCTGA
- a CDS encoding F0F1 ATP synthase subunit A has protein sequence MAAEAGKVDPMHQFTIEPLFGTDGWQIAGYHIPFTNSALWMALASLLMLVFVAGGMKRQLVPGRWQMAVESFTGFIDGLLAANVGPAGKKYVPYMFTLFMFILFANFLGLLPLGVVGLHAFTFTSHFSATGVLAVVTFAIVIIVGFAKHGFHFFSLFVPHGTPVVMIPLIFCVELISFLVRPFSLGLRLFVAMMAGHVLLEVLSSFVISTGNANIGLFAIAGLPSFVLMVGICALELLVAGIQAYVFALLTCVYLNDAENLH, from the coding sequence GTGGCAGCCGAGGCGGGCAAAGTCGATCCGATGCACCAGTTCACCATCGAGCCGTTGTTCGGCACCGATGGCTGGCAGATCGCGGGCTACCATATTCCGTTTACCAACTCCGCGCTGTGGATGGCGCTGGCGTCCTTGCTGATGCTGGTGTTCGTCGCCGGTGGCATGAAGCGTCAGCTCGTGCCCGGCCGCTGGCAGATGGCGGTGGAAAGCTTCACCGGCTTCATCGACGGGCTGCTCGCGGCCAACGTCGGTCCCGCAGGCAAGAAGTACGTGCCCTACATGTTCACGCTGTTCATGTTCATCCTGTTCGCGAACTTCCTGGGCCTGCTGCCGCTCGGCGTCGTTGGCCTGCACGCCTTCACCTTCACAAGCCACTTCTCGGCCACGGGCGTCCTCGCGGTCGTGACCTTCGCGATCGTCATCATCGTCGGCTTCGCCAAGCACGGCTTCCACTTCTTCTCGCTGTTCGTGCCGCACGGCACTCCGGTGGTCATGATCCCGCTGATCTTCTGCGTGGAGCTGATCTCGTTCCTGGTGCGCCCGTTCAGCCTCGGCCTGCGACTGTTCGTCGCCATGATGGCCGGCCACGTGCTGCTCGAAGTGCTCTCCAGCTTCGTGATCAGCACCGGCAACGCCAACATCGGCCTGTTCGCCATCGCCGGACTGCCCAGCTTCGTCCTGATGGTCGGAATCTGCGCGCTCGAGCTGCTCGTCGCCGGTATCCAGGCCTACGTCTTCGCGCTTCTCACCTGCGTCTATTTGAACGACGCCGAGAACCTGCACTGA
- a CDS encoding AtpZ/AtpI family protein, whose protein sequence is MNDEPDARDPSGEDARLDALDERLRAAREQEEQRTKPVAGGEADANYRAGNRVLADLLGGIVGGAFLGWVVQQFIPATRPWGLLVMLFLGIFVAFRNIIRMSNRRPD, encoded by the coding sequence GTGAACGACGAACCTGACGCACGAGACCCTTCGGGCGAGGATGCGCGTCTCGACGCGCTCGATGAGCGGCTCCGCGCCGCACGCGAGCAGGAAGAGCAGCGCACCAAGCCGGTGGCGGGCGGGGAGGCCGATGCGAACTATCGCGCCGGCAACCGCGTCCTCGCCGACTTGCTCGGGGGTATCGTGGGCGGCGCGTTTCTGGGGTGGGTTGTTCAGCAATTCATCCCCGCCACGCGCCCCTGGGGTCTGTTGGTGATGTTGTTCCTCGGAATCTTCGTCGCCTTCAGGAACATCATCCGGATGTCCAACCGGCGCCCTGACTGA
- a CDS encoding YdbL family protein, producing MTMTARTLIRSWTLAGPAFALALAGVAAPAWADRDPAYAAARASGQVGEKTDGYLGVIGGGGDVRALADKINIQRRANYTERAASQNATVEEYAFTQGCVLIQRTAAGEKYQAPDGSWQTRGAGAPQRDPRCP from the coding sequence ATGACCATGACTGCACGCACTCTGATCCGCTCCTGGACCCTCGCCGGGCCTGCCTTTGCGCTGGCGCTGGCGGGCGTGGCCGCGCCGGCCTGGGCCGACCGGGATCCCGCCTACGCTGCGGCACGCGCTTCGGGGCAGGTGGGCGAAAAGACTGATGGCTATCTCGGCGTTATCGGCGGTGGCGGCGACGTCCGGGCACTTGCCGACAAGATCAACATCCAGCGCCGCGCCAACTATACCGAGCGTGCGGCCTCGCAGAACGCCACGGTCGAGGAGTACGCCTTCACGCAAGGCTGCGTCCTGATCCAGCGCACCGCGGCGGGAGAGAAGTACCAGGCGCCCGACGGCAGCTGGCAGACCCGCGGCGCTGGCGCACCGCAGAGAGATCCGCGTTGTCCCTGA
- a CDS encoding YnbE family lipoprotein: MLGTTGLAGCISVNAPDKPIVIELNINIKQEVIYRLAEDVKQNIEANPDIF; encoded by the coding sequence ATGCTTGGGACGACGGGTCTCGCCGGGTGCATCTCAGTGAACGCACCCGACAAGCCGATCGTGATAGAGCTGAACATCAACATTAAGCAGGAGGTGATCTATCGCCTCGCCGAAGACGTGAAGCAGAACATCGAAGCCAACCCGGACATTTTCTGA